The following coding sequences lie in one Microvirgula aerodenitrificans DSM 15089 genomic window:
- a CDS encoding Lrp/AsnC family transcriptional regulator yields MSTNRLHHQLDDTDRTILRLLQQDGTLSNPKLAGHLSLSVTPCWRRLKRLEDEGYIRDYQANLDRRKLGYDVLAFVSLGFGAHGDEAPNRFEAAIHEHPEVLSCHKITGNADYLLQVVAESLDAYSAFVENVLRKMDGIHSIHSSLALREIKSSSRLPVPE; encoded by the coding sequence ATGAGCACAAACAGACTCCACCACCAGCTGGATGACACGGATCGGACTATTTTGCGTCTGTTGCAACAGGACGGCACCCTGTCGAATCCGAAGCTGGCCGGCCATCTGTCACTGAGCGTGACGCCATGCTGGCGGCGGCTGAAACGGCTTGAGGACGAAGGCTATATCAGGGACTACCAGGCCAATCTGGACCGGCGCAAACTCGGCTACGACGTACTGGCTTTTGTCAGTCTGGGCTTCGGCGCCCATGGCGACGAAGCGCCTAACCGTTTCGAGGCGGCGATCCACGAGCATCCGGAAGTCCTGTCCTGCCACAAGATCACCGGCAATGCCGACTACCTGTTGCAGGTCGTGGCGGAAAGCCTCGACGCCTACAGCGCCTTCGTCGAAAACGTGCTGCGCAAGATGGATGGCATCCACTCGATCCACTCAAGCCTGGCCCTGCGCGAAATCAAGTCGTCGAGCCGGCTGCCGGTGCCGGAATAA
- a CDS encoding ornithine cyclodeaminase encodes MTRYIDVNDLKRLLASTGVEPFMLGLVDYIESDYRRWDEFQKSARVANHSPDGVIELMPAADRQLYGFKYVNGHPKNTAQNLLTVMAFGVLADVDTGFPLLLSEFTIATALRTAATSALVARALARPDARTMAVIGNGAQSEFQILAFRALLGINEVRVFDTDPAATAKLIRNLSGVPGLHLTPAASTADAVRGADIVTTATADKALATILTPDMIEPGMHINAVGGDCPGKTELHPDILARARVVVEFEPQTRIEGDIQQMPVDFPVVELWQVLTGAVPGRENAEQVTVFDSVGFALEDFSMLRYLHDLARERNIGSVIDLVPAPDDPKDLYGFMQTAAAG; translated from the coding sequence ATGACCCGCTACATCGATGTCAACGATCTGAAACGACTGCTTGCCAGCACCGGCGTCGAGCCATTCATGCTGGGCCTGGTCGACTATATCGAATCCGATTACCGACGCTGGGACGAGTTCCAGAAATCCGCCCGCGTGGCCAATCACTCCCCGGACGGCGTGATCGAGCTGATGCCGGCGGCGGACCGGCAGCTGTATGGCTTCAAGTACGTGAACGGCCACCCGAAAAACACCGCGCAGAACCTGCTGACGGTGATGGCCTTCGGTGTGCTGGCCGATGTCGATACCGGCTTTCCGCTGCTGCTCAGCGAATTCACCATCGCCACTGCACTGCGCACCGCCGCCACCTCGGCGCTGGTGGCCCGGGCGCTGGCCCGGCCCGATGCCCGGACGATGGCGGTGATCGGCAACGGGGCGCAGAGTGAATTCCAGATTCTGGCGTTCCGCGCGCTGCTCGGCATCAACGAGGTCCGCGTATTCGATACCGATCCGGCGGCGACGGCCAAGCTGATCCGCAATCTGTCCGGCGTGCCCGGCCTGCACCTGACACCGGCGGCATCGACTGCCGATGCGGTTCGCGGCGCCGACATCGTGACTACGGCAACGGCCGACAAGGCGCTGGCGACCATCCTGACTCCCGACATGATCGAGCCGGGCATGCACATCAATGCCGTGGGGGGCGACTGCCCGGGCAAGACCGAACTGCATCCGGACATTCTGGCCCGGGCCCGGGTCGTGGTCGAGTTCGAGCCGCAGACGCGGATCGAGGGCGATATCCAGCAGATGCCGGTCGATTTCCCGGTGGTCGAGCTGTGGCAGGTGCTGACCGGTGCCGTGCCCGGACGCGAAAACGCGGAGCAGGTCACGGTGTTCGACTCGGTCGGGTTTGCGCTGGAAGATTTTTCCATGCTGCGCTACCTGCATGACCTGGCGCGGGAAAGAAACATCGGCTCGGTCATCGACCTGGTGCCGGCCCCGGACGATCCGAAAGATCTGTACGGTTTCATGCAAACGGCTGCGGCCGGATAA
- a CDS encoding histone deacetylase family protein, producing MLTVYSTAHRLHHATELKDGVLKPCFEMPSRADTIRARVQAVGLGDVIAPRAFDPSRYARVHSERYVRFLEQAWGEWRELGREHDALPLIWPVRDLRSDIEPEHIDGKLGFYAMDAGVAITAGTWEAVRTSADLALTGMAVLEAGERSAFALCRPPGHHAAAEYMGGYCYLNNAAIAAQAGLDGGARRVAVLDIDFHHGNGTQSIFYARDDVLFVSLHGDPKQSYPYFLGHRDETGAGAGLGFNHNYPLAHGTDWNGYGAALADACRRVAAHAPDVLVVSLGVDTFKGDPISHFRLESEDFLRIGATIAGIGCPTLFVMEGGYMVDDIGVNAVNVLCGFEGRS from the coding sequence ATGCTTACCGTGTACAGCACCGCCCACCGGCTTCACCATGCGACCGAACTGAAGGACGGTGTGCTGAAGCCCTGCTTCGAGATGCCCAGTCGCGCCGATACCATTCGTGCCCGGGTGCAGGCGGTCGGCCTGGGTGACGTGATTGCGCCGCGTGCCTTCGATCCGTCCCGCTATGCCCGCGTCCACAGCGAACGCTATGTCCGCTTTCTCGAACAGGCGTGGGGCGAGTGGCGCGAACTGGGGCGCGAACACGATGCGCTGCCGCTGATCTGGCCGGTCCGCGATCTGCGCAGCGATATCGAGCCGGAACATATCGACGGCAAGCTTGGCTTCTATGCCATGGACGCCGGTGTGGCGATCACCGCCGGCACCTGGGAAGCGGTACGTACCAGCGCCGATCTGGCACTGACCGGCATGGCCGTGCTGGAGGCCGGCGAGCGCAGTGCCTTTGCGCTGTGCCGGCCGCCGGGCCACCACGCCGCTGCCGAGTACATGGGCGGCTACTGCTATCTGAACAATGCGGCCATTGCCGCCCAGGCCGGTCTCGATGGCGGTGCCCGCCGCGTGGCAGTGCTTGATATCGACTTCCACCATGGCAATGGCACCCAGAGCATTTTCTATGCACGCGACGATGTGCTGTTTGTCTCGCTGCACGGCGATCCGAAGCAGTCGTATCCGTATTTCCTTGGGCATCGCGACGAGACCGGCGCCGGTGCCGGTCTTGGCTTCAACCACAACTACCCGCTGGCGCACGGTACCGACTGGAACGGTTATGGCGCGGCGCTGGCCGATGCCTGCCGCCGGGTGGCAGCCCATGCACCGGATGTGCTGGTGGTGTCGCTGGGGGTGGACACGTTCAAGGGCGATCCGATCAGTCATTTCCGGCTGGAAAGCGAAGACTTTCTGCGTATCGGCGCCACCATTGCCGGGATCGGCTGTCCAACATTGTTCGTGATGGAGGGCGGGTATATGGTCGACGACATCGGCGTCAATGCGGTCAATGTGCTGTGCGGTTTCGAAGGCCGGTCCTGA
- a CDS encoding branched-chain amino acid ABC transporter substrate-binding protein has translation MREMAKLGTVVAAVLLAGGCGKQAQPAAGAAGNDGTEVVRIGQASPLTGPIAHLGKDVEQGARLAIDDINAAGVEIGGRKVRFELVSEDDQGDPKMGAQVAQRLVDAGVVGVIGHLNSGTTMPASRLYADAGLPQLSPSATNPDFTRQGFRTTYRLIANDVQQGIALGRFAVDVLKARTVAVVDDRTAYGQGLADEFEKAVRSQGATVVKREFTTNNATDFGAILTSIKAAQPDVVFYGGMDAQAGPMARQMKRLGIHARLLGGDSVQTPEFIRLAGDAADGVYSSACGVPRDRMPGFTDFNTRYKARFNTEVQVYSPYEYDAVHVLVDAMKRAGSTDPKVFLPEIAKTDYHGVTGRVAFDKQGDIRDGAVTFY, from the coding sequence ATGAGAGAAATGGCGAAACTGGGGACCGTGGTGGCGGCGGTGCTGCTTGCTGGCGGGTGCGGAAAGCAGGCGCAGCCGGCGGCCGGCGCGGCGGGGAACGACGGGACCGAGGTCGTTCGCATTGGCCAGGCTTCGCCGCTGACCGGCCCGATTGCGCATCTGGGCAAGGATGTCGAGCAGGGGGCCCGGCTGGCGATCGACGACATCAATGCCGCCGGGGTGGAAATCGGCGGCCGGAAAGTCCGTTTCGAGCTGGTATCGGAAGATGACCAGGGCGACCCGAAAATGGGCGCCCAGGTTGCCCAGCGGCTGGTCGATGCCGGCGTGGTTGGCGTGATCGGCCACCTGAACTCCGGCACCACCATGCCGGCGTCACGCCTGTATGCCGATGCCGGTCTGCCCCAGCTGTCGCCGTCGGCGACCAATCCCGACTTTACCCGTCAGGGATTCAGGACCACTTACCGGCTGATTGCCAACGATGTCCAGCAGGGTATCGCGCTGGGCCGCTTTGCCGTCGACGTGCTGAAGGCCAGAACCGTGGCCGTCGTCGATGACCGGACCGCGTATGGCCAGGGCCTGGCCGACGAGTTCGAGAAGGCGGTCAGGAGCCAGGGGGCCACCGTGGTCAAGCGCGAGTTCACCACCAACAATGCCACCGACTTCGGCGCCATTCTGACCTCGATCAAGGCTGCGCAGCCTGACGTGGTGTTCTACGGCGGGATGGATGCACAGGCTGGCCCGATGGCGCGGCAGATGAAGCGGCTCGGCATCCATGCCCGCCTGCTGGGTGGTGACAGCGTGCAGACACCGGAGTTCATCCGCCTGGCGGGCGATGCGGCCGACGGGGTGTATTCGTCCGCCTGTGGCGTACCGCGCGACCGGATGCCGGGTTTTACCGATTTCAATACCCGTTACAAGGCCCGTTTCAATACCGAGGTCCAGGTTTATTCGCCATACGAGTACGACGCGGTTCATGTGCTGGTCGATGCGATGAAACGCGCCGGTTCGACCGATCCGAAGGTGTTCCTGCCCGAGATCGCCAAAACCGACTATCACGGCGTGACCGGCCGGGTCGCCTTTGACAAGCAGGGCGATATCCGCGATGGCGCTGTGACTTTCTATTAG
- a CDS encoding putative bifunctional diguanylate cyclase/phosphodiesterase, whose product MLILLLCGLQLVNVRYWHGRSLPAQITSGFLFGITAIVNMMGPLVLAPGFFIDARLAILSMAALFGGPLVGMLAAGLAIAYRLGIGGGGAYFGAASMLFAVVFGLGYRHASTRGWIRKGIPQLTGFSFLVHACALLLLVRIPELRETPLDLAIITMAITMPATTLMLGLLLEDLQRRSSVQHELAQSEARMHAITRAIPDLLLVLDEDGRYLEIVSPNQQRHLLYDEAVRLQGKRMHDVLPALKADRLLAFVREAIATNEPQEIEYTLKIGAEHRTFEGRAQALDLDLDGKRAVVMVTRDISARKAAEAEIQQLAFFDALTDLPNRRRLLDRLQHVQAHCAKTGKSGALLCIDLDDFRNINDLYGNPHGDQILQQVARRLEELMWEYGMVARLGGDEFAVLLEGLPAAQDEAAEQAAQAGQRLLDGLREPYRLGDSLQSCTGSIGIILFGAAEPEQDLLHKADLALSAAKESGKNGLHFFDPAIQDEVSARLRLENEIRLGLQNGEFIVYYQPQIDAQGNLRGAEALVRWQHPQRGLLAPGFFLPAAERAGLLQQMDRQVFDTACRQLAHWASHPQLNRMSVSVNISAVQLHQADFVQQILDGLARHDAPASMLMLELTESLLVGDLAKARSHMKEIKQHGVRFALDDFGTGYSSLSYLPQLPLDELKIDQSFVRSLPADNGNLAIIHAITALAASFGFEVVAEGVETEAQLAILAGCGCLRYQGYLFAKPMSAEALEQFAADRQPHPLLSQLILQ is encoded by the coding sequence GTGCTCATCTTGTTGCTGTGCGGGTTGCAGTTGGTCAACGTTCGCTACTGGCATGGCAGGAGCCTGCCCGCGCAGATTACCTCGGGCTTTCTGTTCGGGATCACGGCCATCGTCAACATGATGGGGCCACTGGTGCTGGCACCGGGATTTTTCATTGATGCGCGGCTGGCCATCCTGAGCATGGCGGCGCTGTTCGGCGGCCCGCTGGTGGGGATGCTGGCGGCTGGCCTGGCGATTGCCTATCGGCTCGGGATCGGGGGCGGGGGCGCCTATTTCGGTGCGGCAAGCATGTTGTTCGCCGTGGTGTTTGGCCTGGGCTATCGCCATGCGTCGACTCGTGGCTGGATACGGAAGGGCATTCCGCAGCTGACCGGCTTCAGCTTTCTGGTCCATGCCTGCGCGCTGCTGCTGCTGGTGCGGATTCCCGAACTGCGGGAAACGCCGCTGGATCTGGCCATTATCACCATGGCGATCACCATGCCGGCGACCACGCTGATGCTGGGGCTGCTGCTGGAAGATCTGCAGCGGCGCAGCAGCGTCCAGCATGAACTGGCGCAGAGTGAAGCCCGGATGCATGCCATTACCCGTGCCATCCCCGACCTGTTGCTGGTGCTGGACGAAGACGGCCGTTATCTGGAGATCGTGTCGCCCAACCAGCAGCGTCACCTGCTGTACGACGAAGCGGTCAGGCTGCAGGGCAAGCGCATGCACGATGTGCTGCCGGCGCTGAAGGCTGACCGGTTGCTGGCTTTTGTCCGTGAGGCTATTGCCACCAATGAGCCACAGGAAATCGAATACACGCTGAAGATCGGTGCCGAGCACCGGACCTTCGAAGGCCGGGCGCAGGCGCTGGATCTGGATCTGGATGGCAAGCGGGCGGTGGTGATGGTCACGCGCGACATTTCGGCGCGCAAGGCCGCCGAGGCGGAAATCCAGCAACTGGCGTTCTTCGATGCGCTGACCGATCTGCCGAACCGGCGGCGCCTGCTCGACCGGCTGCAGCATGTGCAGGCGCATTGCGCGAAAACCGGCAAGTCCGGCGCCCTGCTGTGCATCGATCTCGACGATTTTCGCAATATCAATGACCTGTACGGCAATCCGCATGGCGACCAGATCCTGCAGCAGGTGGCCAGGCGGCTGGAAGAGCTGATGTGGGAGTACGGCATGGTGGCCCGGCTGGGTGGCGACGAGTTCGCCGTGCTGCTGGAAGGATTGCCTGCCGCCCAGGACGAGGCGGCGGAGCAGGCGGCCCAGGCCGGGCAGCGGCTGCTGGACGGCCTGCGCGAACCGTACCGGCTGGGCGACAGCCTGCAGTCCTGCACCGGCAGCATCGGCATCATCCTGTTTGGCGCGGCCGAGCCCGAACAGGACCTGCTGCACAAGGCGGACCTTGCGTTGTCGGCGGCCAAGGAGAGCGGCAAGAACGGACTGCATTTCTTCGACCCGGCCATCCAGGACGAGGTCAGCGCCCGGCTGCGGCTGGAAAATGAAATCCGGCTGGGGCTGCAGAATGGCGAGTTCATCGTGTACTACCAGCCGCAGATCGATGCCCAGGGCAATCTGCGCGGTGCCGAAGCGCTGGTGCGCTGGCAGCACCCGCAGCGCGGCCTGCTGGCGCCCGGCTTCTTCCTGCCGGCGGCGGAGCGGGCGGGTCTGCTGCAGCAGATGGACCGTCAGGTGTTCGATACCGCATGCCGGCAACTGGCGCACTGGGCCTCTCATCCGCAGCTGAACCGGATGTCGGTGTCGGTCAATATCAGTGCGGTGCAATTGCACCAGGCCGACTTCGTGCAGCAGATTCTGGACGGGCTGGCGCGGCATGATGCGCCGGCCTCCATGCTGATGCTGGAGCTGACCGAGTCGCTGCTGGTGGGGGATCTGGCCAAGGCCCGTTCGCACATGAAAGAGATCAAGCAGCACGGCGTGCGCTTTGCGCTGGACGACTTCGGTACCGGCTATTCGTCGCTGTCCTATCTGCCGCAGCTGCCGCTGGATGAACTGAAAATCGACCAGTCCTTCGTCCGCAGCCTGCCGGCCGACAACGGCAATCTGGCCATCATCCACGCCATTACCGCGCTGGCGGCATCCTTCGGCTTTGAGGTGGTTGCCGAAGGGGTCGAGACCGAGGCCCAGCTGGCGATACTGGCGGGTTGCGGTTGCCTGCGCTACCAGGGCTACCTGTTCGCCAAACCGATGTCGGCCGAAGCGCTGGAGCAGTTCGCTGCCGACCGCCAGCCGCATCCGCTGCTGAGCCAGCTGATTCTGCAATGA